From Streptomonospora salina, the proteins below share one genomic window:
- a CDS encoding exodeoxyribonuclease III: MRIATWNVNSVRARGERIAAWLQRGDIDVAAVQETKCRDDQFPTEIFTDLGYEVAHYGLSQWNGVAVLSRVGIEDVQTGFPGQPGWGETEAPEARALGATCGGVRVWSLYVPNGREVDDPHYDYKLRWLEALRSYGAELLAEDPRTQLALCGDFNVAPQDDDVWDMAEFEGKTHVTEPERDAFARLVDSGFAEVVRPYTPGPGVYTFWDYKQLSFPKRKGMRIDFVLVSPALSERVSGAVIDREERKGKGASDHAPVMVDLDGGA, encoded by the coding sequence GTGCGAATCGCGACGTGGAATGTCAACAGTGTCCGGGCGCGCGGCGAGCGGATCGCGGCGTGGCTGCAGCGCGGCGACATCGATGTCGCCGCCGTGCAGGAGACCAAGTGCCGCGACGACCAGTTCCCCACCGAGATCTTCACCGATCTCGGCTACGAGGTCGCCCACTACGGGCTCTCGCAGTGGAACGGCGTCGCCGTCCTCTCCCGCGTGGGGATCGAGGACGTGCAGACCGGCTTCCCGGGCCAGCCCGGCTGGGGCGAGACCGAGGCCCCCGAAGCCCGTGCGCTGGGTGCCACCTGCGGCGGCGTGCGGGTGTGGAGCCTGTACGTGCCCAACGGCCGCGAGGTCGACGATCCGCACTACGACTACAAACTGCGGTGGCTGGAGGCGCTGCGCTCCTACGGCGCCGAGCTCTTGGCCGAGGACCCGCGGACGCAGCTCGCGCTGTGCGGCGACTTCAACGTGGCCCCGCAGGACGACGACGTGTGGGACATGGCCGAGTTCGAGGGCAAGACGCACGTGACCGAACCCGAGCGCGACGCGTTCGCCCGCCTCGTCGACTCCGGGTTCGCCGAGGTCGTGCGCCCCTACACCCCCGGACCGGGGGTGTACACCTTCTGGGACTACAAGCAGCTGTCGTTCCCCAAGCGCAAGGGCATGCGCATCGACTTCGTGCTGGTCTCGCCGGCGCTGTCCGAACGCGTGTCCGGGGCGGTCATCGACCGCGAGGAGCGCAAGGGCAAGGGCGCATCCGACCACGCCCCGGTCATGGTGGACCTCGACGGCGGCGCCTGA
- the argS gene encoding arginine--tRNA ligase — protein sequence MAAPQETLAARVQSALGAALGAEFAGTDPVIRPSQFADYQANAALALAKRLGRAPRDVATDIVAQLDVDDLCRHVEISGPGFVNLTLRDDWIAAQAQDLLNDPRAGVPKQESETVAIDYSAPNVAKEMHVGHLRTTVVGDSLVRVLEALGHDVARQNHIGDWGTPFGMLIEHLLDAGEGSAEAELVKTDPNAFYQAAREQFDASEEFAARARKRVVDLQAGDGETLRLWRELVDLSTVYFNRIYDKLDVTLTDADLAGESKYNDLLPGICEELEREGIAEMSDGALCVFLDGYTGREGKPVPLIVRKSDGGYGYGTTDLATVKYRVEELGARRLLYVVGAPQSLHLRMVWETARKTGWLPEDVEPVHVQIGNVLGSDGKILRTRSGKPLRLMELLDEAIERAAAVVAENRPDLDEATRAGIAREVGIGAVKYADLSVSHDSEYVFDFDRMLALHGNTGPYLQYATARIRSIFRKGGVDPAGATGPVAVTEPAERELALALLGFGPTVATVGATLEPHRLCAYLFDLAQAFTGFFEHCPVLQAADPAVRESRFALIAATLRTLETGLNLLGVRAPEQM from the coding sequence ATGGCCGCCCCGCAGGAGACTCTCGCAGCACGGGTCCAGTCCGCTCTCGGCGCAGCTCTCGGCGCCGAATTCGCCGGAACCGACCCCGTCATCCGCCCGTCCCAGTTCGCCGACTACCAGGCCAACGCCGCGTTGGCGCTGGCCAAGCGCCTCGGCCGGGCCCCGCGCGACGTCGCGACCGACATCGTCGCGCAGCTGGACGTCGACGACCTGTGCCGACACGTCGAGATCAGCGGCCCCGGCTTCGTCAACCTGACGCTGCGCGACGACTGGATCGCCGCGCAGGCCCAAGATCTGCTGAACGACCCGCGGGCGGGGGTTCCGAAGCAGGAGTCCGAGACCGTCGCGATCGACTACTCCGCGCCCAACGTCGCCAAGGAGATGCACGTCGGGCACTTGCGCACCACCGTCGTGGGCGACTCTTTGGTGCGCGTGCTGGAGGCGCTGGGCCACGACGTGGCCCGCCAGAACCACATCGGCGACTGGGGCACCCCCTTCGGCATGCTGATCGAGCACCTGCTCGACGCCGGCGAGGGATCGGCCGAGGCGGAACTCGTCAAGACCGACCCCAACGCCTTCTACCAGGCGGCGCGCGAGCAGTTCGACGCTTCCGAGGAGTTCGCGGCGCGGGCACGCAAGCGCGTCGTCGACCTCCAGGCGGGCGACGGCGAGACGCTGCGGCTGTGGCGGGAGCTGGTCGACCTCTCCACGGTGTACTTCAACCGGATCTACGACAAGCTCGACGTCACGCTCACCGACGCCGACCTCGCCGGCGAGAGCAAGTACAACGACCTGCTGCCCGGCATCTGCGAAGAGCTGGAGCGCGAGGGCATCGCCGAGATGAGCGACGGCGCGCTGTGCGTTTTCCTCGACGGCTATACCGGGCGCGAAGGCAAACCGGTGCCGCTGATCGTGCGCAAGAGCGACGGCGGCTACGGTTACGGCACCACCGACCTCGCCACGGTCAAGTACCGCGTCGAGGAGCTGGGCGCGCGCCGGCTGCTGTACGTCGTCGGCGCGCCGCAGTCCCTGCACCTGCGGATGGTGTGGGAGACCGCCCGCAAGACGGGGTGGCTGCCCGAGGACGTCGAGCCCGTCCACGTGCAGATCGGCAACGTGCTCGGCTCGGACGGCAAGATCCTGCGCACCCGCAGCGGAAAACCGCTGCGGTTGATGGAGCTGCTGGACGAGGCGATCGAACGCGCGGCGGCGGTGGTCGCCGAGAACCGCCCGGATCTGGACGAGGCCACCCGCGCCGGCATCGCCCGCGAGGTCGGCATCGGCGCCGTGAAGTACGCCGACCTCTCGGTTTCGCACGACTCCGAGTACGTCTTCGACTTCGACCGGATGCTGGCGCTGCACGGCAACACCGGCCCCTACCTGCAGTACGCGACCGCGCGCATCCGGTCGATCTTCCGCAAGGGCGGTGTGGACCCGGCCGGCGCCACGGGGCCGGTGGCGGTCACCGAGCCCGCCGAGCGCGAGCTGGCGCTGGCGCTGCTGGGCTTCGGCCCGACGGTGGCCACCGTCGGCGCGACCCTGGAGCCGCACCGGCTGTGCGCCTACCTGTTCGACCTCGCGCAGGCGTTCACCGGGTTCTTCGAGCACTGCCCGGTGCTGCAGGCCGCGGATCCGGCGGTGCGCGAGTCCCGTTTCGCGCTGATCGCGGCCACGCTGCGCACCCTGGAGACCGGTCTGAACCTGCTGGGCGTGCGGGCACCGGAGCAGATGTAG
- a CDS encoding sensor histidine kinase has protein sequence MNNRGGLRRRLLVGLLAVTGTGLLVTCVVGFLTLRSFITERIDAQLQLTAERAMVRLDNDTPPAGVDAPSPSPYFVVLLDDDTGEITQVYGDSYREDVVLDRIRTIRSGTWRDYGATGEIFELDGVAPDVAPYRATVRLRPDTIMVAGVPTGDREQYPWRLVVTQTITAGLLLAGLTLAGRWLIGRGLQPLDAMATTANRISVGSDMSVRMPGPGSHSEAGRLAAAINTMLQRIEDSFAAQRASEERVRSFAADASHELRTPLTTIRGYAELYRQGAIPDGEMPGAMERVENESRRMSRLVAELLELARLDRTGALQRSETDLTVLAGEVVRDARALEPGREITLEAPGELWCDADEARLRQILANLLANVREHTHEETPVVVRLRSEGETAVLEVADRGPGMVTEDLGRAFDRFYRSNRTPGSGSGLGLSIVHAIADAHGGGVDLDSTPGEGTTVTVRIPLHAASST, from the coding sequence ATGAACAACCGCGGAGGACTGCGTCGGCGCCTGCTGGTGGGACTGCTCGCGGTGACCGGTACCGGGCTGCTGGTGACCTGTGTCGTGGGGTTTCTGACCCTGCGCAGCTTCATCACCGAACGCATCGACGCCCAGCTCCAGCTCACGGCCGAGCGGGCGATGGTGCGGCTGGACAACGACACCCCTCCCGCCGGCGTGGACGCGCCCAGCCCGTCGCCGTACTTCGTGGTCCTGCTGGACGACGACACCGGCGAGATCACCCAGGTCTACGGCGACAGCTACCGCGAGGACGTGGTGCTGGACCGCATCCGCACCATCCGGAGCGGCACCTGGCGCGACTACGGCGCGACGGGCGAGATCTTCGAACTGGACGGCGTCGCCCCCGACGTCGCGCCCTACCGCGCGACGGTGCGGCTGCGCCCGGACACGATCATGGTGGCGGGCGTGCCCACCGGCGACCGGGAGCAGTACCCCTGGCGGCTGGTGGTGACCCAGACGATCACCGCGGGCCTGCTGCTGGCCGGGCTGACGCTGGCGGGCCGCTGGCTGATCGGGCGCGGCTTGCAGCCACTGGACGCCATGGCCACCACCGCCAACCGCATCAGCGTGGGCTCGGACATGTCGGTGCGGATGCCGGGGCCGGGTTCGCACAGCGAGGCCGGGCGGCTGGCGGCGGCCATCAACACCATGCTCCAGCGCATCGAGGACTCCTTCGCCGCCCAGCGCGCGTCGGAGGAGCGGGTGCGGTCCTTCGCCGCCGACGCTTCGCATGAGCTGCGCACTCCACTGACCACCATCCGCGGCTACGCCGAGCTGTACCGGCAGGGCGCCATCCCCGACGGCGAGATGCCGGGGGCGATGGAACGCGTCGAGAACGAGTCCCGGCGCATGAGCCGACTGGTCGCCGAACTGCTGGAGCTGGCGCGCCTGGACCGCACGGGCGCGCTGCAGCGCAGCGAGACCGACCTGACCGTGCTCGCCGGCGAAGTCGTGCGCGACGCGCGTGCCCTGGAGCCCGGACGCGAGATCACGCTGGAGGCGCCCGGGGAACTGTGGTGCGACGCCGACGAAGCCCGGTTGCGCCAGATCCTGGCCAACCTCCTGGCCAACGTCCGCGAGCACACCCACGAGGAAACACCGGTGGTCGTCCGGTTGCGTTCGGAAGGCGAGACCGCCGTGCTGGAGGTCGCCGACCGCGGTCCGGGAATGGTGACCGAGGACCTGGGGCGCGCCTTCGACCGCTTCTACCGCAGCAACCGCACGCCGGGCAGCGGCAGCGGACTGGGCCTGTCGATCGTGCACGCCATCGCCGACGCGCACGGCGGCGGGGTCGACCTGGACTCGACGCCGGGGGAAGGCACCACGGTCACGGTGCGGATCCCGCTGCATGCCGCGTCGTCAACGTGA
- a CDS encoding ribokinase encodes MSSTTTPSHRPRIAVFGSVNMDLVAYVDTAPGRGETVTGTRFRQVPGGKGANQAVAAARAGAAAAFLGAVGEDAFGTQLRTNLVGCGVGVAGLHTRGAASGTAHIVVESDGANSIIVVPGANAEVTGLRTGDRELIAGSAALLLQLELPMDAVVAAARAGRAAGVPTVLTPAPARELPAELLEQVDLLVPNQHEAAKITGETDPRAALAALLRTVPEAIVTLGGDGSLYGARGGDPVHVPARAATPVDTTAAGDTFCGAFAVARAEERSPEECLRFAAAAAAVSVGRHGAAPSMPERAEIEELLARG; translated from the coding sequence GTGAGTTCGACCACCACTCCCTCGCACCGGCCGCGCATCGCGGTCTTCGGCAGCGTCAACATGGACCTCGTCGCCTACGTGGACACCGCTCCGGGCAGGGGCGAAACCGTCACCGGAACCCGGTTCCGCCAGGTTCCCGGCGGCAAGGGGGCCAATCAGGCGGTGGCGGCGGCCCGCGCCGGCGCCGCCGCCGCGTTCTTGGGCGCCGTCGGCGAGGACGCGTTCGGCACCCAGTTGCGCACCAACCTCGTCGGCTGCGGTGTCGGGGTCGCCGGGCTGCACACCCGGGGCGCGGCCTCGGGAACCGCCCACATCGTCGTGGAGTCCGACGGCGCCAACTCCATCATCGTGGTCCCCGGAGCCAACGCCGAGGTCACCGGCCTGCGCACGGGTGACCGGGAACTGATCGCGGGCAGCGCGGCCCTGCTGCTGCAGCTCGAACTGCCGATGGACGCCGTCGTCGCCGCAGCACGCGCCGGACGCGCCGCGGGGGTGCCGACCGTGCTGACCCCGGCGCCGGCCCGTGAGCTGCCCGCCGAGCTGCTGGAACAGGTCGATCTGCTGGTCCCCAACCAGCACGAGGCGGCGAAGATCACCGGTGAGACCGACCCGCGTGCCGCGCTGGCCGCCCTGCTGCGCACCGTCCCGGAAGCCATCGTCACCCTCGGCGGCGACGGCTCCCTGTACGGCGCGCGCGGCGGCGATCCGGTCCACGTGCCGGCCCGCGCGGCGACGCCGGTCGATACCACCGCCGCCGGCGACACGTTCTGCGGGGCGTTCGCCGTCGCCCGGGCGGAGGAGCGCTCTCCCGAGGAGTGCCTGCGTTTCGCGGCGGCGGCCGCCGCCGTCTCCGTCGGGCGGCACGGTGCCGCACCCTCCATGCCGGAGCGCGCCGAGATCGAAGAGCTGTTGGCTCGGGGCTGA
- a CDS encoding response regulator transcription factor translates to MRETATRSHVLVVDDEPNIRDLVQAALRFHGFSVDTAETGGGCLAKAHEQRPDLIVLDVLLPDVGGFEVCRQLRDAGDEVPVIYLTARDTPSDTVTGLSLGGDDYVTKPFSVEALVARVHALLRRARRDDGGDADRNDEGLLRVDDLELNERTWSVRRAGVPIELSPTEFRLLAYLMTNAGRVLSRAQLLENVWGWDYEGQSQIVETYVSYLRRKLDPLGPALIHTQRGVGYALRIPDSA, encoded by the coding sequence ATGCGCGAGACCGCGACCCGCTCGCACGTCCTGGTAGTCGACGACGAGCCGAACATCCGCGACCTGGTACAGGCGGCGCTGCGCTTCCACGGTTTCAGCGTGGATACCGCCGAAACCGGTGGCGGGTGCCTGGCCAAGGCACACGAGCAGCGTCCCGACCTCATCGTGCTCGACGTCCTGCTACCCGACGTCGGCGGATTCGAGGTGTGCCGGCAGCTGCGCGACGCCGGCGACGAAGTCCCGGTCATCTACCTCACGGCGCGCGACACGCCCTCCGACACCGTCACCGGGCTGTCCCTGGGCGGCGACGACTACGTCACCAAACCGTTCTCCGTCGAAGCGCTCGTGGCACGCGTGCACGCGCTACTGCGGCGCGCCCGCCGCGACGACGGCGGCGACGCCGACCGCAACGACGAGGGCCTGCTGCGGGTCGACGACCTGGAACTCAACGAGCGCACCTGGAGCGTGCGGCGGGCCGGTGTGCCCATCGAGCTGTCGCCCACCGAGTTCCGCCTGCTCGCCTACTTGATGACCAACGCCGGCCGGGTGCTGAGCCGGGCGCAGCTACTGGAGAACGTGTGGGGCTGGGACTACGAGGGGCAGTCCCAGATCGTGGAGACCTATGTCAGCTACCTGCGCCGCAAGCTCGACCCGCTCGGGCCCGCGCTCATCCACACCCAGCGCGGCGTGGGCTACGCCCTGCGCATCCCGGACAGCGCCTAG
- the plsX gene encoding phosphate acyltransferase PlsX, whose product MSTPQSGRGVHSGPVIALDAMGGDHGPREAVRGAVQAVREHGLSVVLVGRRPELAGLLAEEDAAGAVPIRHAEDTLTMHEGALASWRRPRSSIAVACRLIRQGEASALVSTGSTGGVVTTSTVRLRTQHGIMRPALAVSLPTRPRPTVLLDAGANADAKPEMLVQFAHLGAAYARSAFGTRNPKVAMLTIGAEPGKGNRLARKTADLLTAAAAQAPQSQRLDFRGNVEGHDLLAGEVDVVVTDGFTGNVALKTVEGAVRFTMDAVTEAMTSSTAAKAGAFLQRKGLRELRNRLDSETYGGAVLLGLNASVVIAHGASRAPAVERACRLAHDLTSGGIGEEVRSRVQAGARSARRSRTGSGGEDQPAT is encoded by the coding sequence GTGAGCACACCCCAGTCGGGGCGCGGCGTGCACAGCGGACCGGTCATCGCTCTGGACGCCATGGGAGGCGACCACGGCCCCCGGGAAGCCGTACGGGGCGCCGTGCAGGCGGTCCGCGAACACGGGCTGAGCGTGGTGCTGGTGGGCCGCCGGCCCGAGCTCGCAGGGCTGCTCGCCGAGGAGGACGCGGCCGGCGCCGTCCCGATCCGGCACGCCGAGGACACGTTGACGATGCACGAGGGTGCGCTGGCCAGCTGGCGCCGGCCCCGCTCCAGCATCGCCGTGGCCTGCCGGCTCATCCGGCAAGGCGAGGCGAGCGCGCTGGTCTCGACCGGATCGACCGGCGGCGTGGTCACCACGTCGACGGTGCGGCTGCGCACCCAGCACGGGATCATGCGCCCGGCGCTGGCGGTGTCGCTGCCCACACGCCCGCGCCCCACCGTTCTGCTCGACGCCGGCGCCAATGCCGACGCCAAGCCCGAGATGCTGGTGCAGTTCGCCCACTTGGGCGCCGCCTACGCCCGAAGCGCCTTCGGGACCCGGAACCCGAAGGTCGCGATGCTCACCATCGGGGCGGAACCGGGCAAGGGCAACCGGTTGGCGCGCAAAACCGCCGATCTGCTCACCGCCGCGGCCGCCCAGGCGCCGCAGTCCCAGCGGTTGGATTTCCGGGGCAACGTCGAGGGCCACGACCTCCTGGCGGGCGAGGTCGACGTCGTCGTCACCGACGGATTCACCGGCAACGTCGCGCTGAAGACGGTCGAAGGCGCCGTGCGCTTCACCATGGACGCCGTCACCGAGGCGATGACCTCCAGCACCGCGGCCAAAGCGGGGGCATTCCTGCAGCGCAAGGGGCTGCGGGAGCTGCGCAACCGGTTGGACAGCGAAACCTACGGCGGCGCGGTGCTGCTGGGCCTCAACGCCAGTGTGGTCATCGCCCACGGCGCCAGCCGGGCTCCGGCGGTCGAGCGGGCCTGCCGCCTCGCCCACGACCTGACCTCGGGGGGAATCGGCGAGGAAGTGCGCAGCCGCGTGCAGGCCGGGGCGCGCTCGGCGCGGCGATCGCGCACCGGGTCGGGCGGCGAGGACCAGCCCGCCACCTAG
- a CDS encoding ROK family glucokinase, which produces MASSREHTARNRHRGLVIGVDIGGSKVAAGVVTPGGSILARSRAETPDRSKSPEIVEDTIAGIVAELRRDYPVRAVGVGAAGFVDEQRATVLFAPHLSWREEPLRESLRTRLHLPVVVENDANAAAWAEARVGAGRGAADTVVVNLGTGIGGAVVIGGELYRGRHGMAGEFGHMTVVPGGLRCECGNRGCWEQYASGNAVTREARELAAADSPMARGLLSAAAGTPSRITGGLVSELARSGDMACVELLEEAGDWLGTGLANLAAAFDPELFVIGGGVSQSGELLLGPARRAFRRALTGRGYRPEPGVVPAELGNQAGLIGAADLARDALPRRRQGRRQSRIGSAVRIPGRRW; this is translated from the coding sequence ATGGCTTCTTCGCGCGAGCACACCGCCCGGAACCGGCACCGCGGGCTGGTGATCGGCGTCGACATCGGCGGCAGCAAGGTGGCGGCCGGAGTGGTGACCCCCGGCGGCAGCATCCTCGCGCGCTCCCGTGCCGAGACCCCCGACCGCAGCAAGAGCCCCGAAATCGTCGAGGACACCATCGCCGGCATCGTCGCCGAACTGCGGCGCGACTATCCGGTGCGCGCGGTCGGCGTGGGCGCGGCGGGATTCGTCGACGAGCAGCGCGCCACCGTCCTGTTCGCGCCGCACCTGTCCTGGCGCGAGGAGCCGCTGCGCGAGTCGCTGCGCACCCGGCTGCATCTGCCGGTGGTGGTCGAGAACGACGCCAACGCCGCGGCGTGGGCCGAGGCCCGGGTGGGAGCCGGGCGCGGTGCCGCCGACACGGTGGTGGTCAACCTGGGTACCGGGATCGGCGGCGCGGTCGTGATCGGCGGCGAGCTCTACCGCGGCCGCCACGGCATGGCCGGGGAGTTCGGGCACATGACGGTGGTGCCCGGCGGTCTGCGCTGCGAGTGCGGCAACCGCGGCTGCTGGGAGCAGTACGCCAGCGGGAACGCGGTCACCCGTGAGGCGCGCGAGCTGGCCGCCGCGGATTCTCCGATGGCGCGGGGCTTGTTGAGCGCCGCGGCCGGCACCCCGTCGCGGATCACCGGTGGTCTGGTGAGCGAGCTGGCGCGCAGCGGCGATATGGCCTGTGTGGAGCTGCTGGAGGAGGCGGGCGACTGGCTGGGGACGGGCCTGGCCAATCTCGCGGCGGCGTTCGATCCGGAGCTGTTCGTCATCGGCGGCGGTGTCTCGCAGAGCGGGGAGCTGCTGCTGGGTCCGGCCAGACGGGCGTTCCGGCGCGCCCTGACGGGGCGCGGCTACCGGCCCGAGCCGGGCGTCGTGCCCGCCGAGCTGGGCAACCAGGCCGGGCTCATCGGGGCCGCCGACCTGGCCCGGGACGCGCTGCCGCGCCGGCGCCAGGGCCGCCGGCAGAGCCGCATCGGCAGCGCGGTCCGCATCCCCGGCCGCCGGTGGTGA
- a CDS encoding KamA family radical SAM protein produces the protein MSLTHDAAPSPSAGRRFRAYTTKHLDELTARAGLGEADRLAVRAVATVLPFRVNSYVVDELIDWDAAPDDPIYRLVFPQADMLPETDVARMADLIRRDASRQEVNTAANEIRGRLNPHPAGQMELNVPTTGDKDPLEGMQHKYQETVLFFPKQGQTCHAYCTYCFRWAQFVGEPDLKFASGEIDHLVEYLHNHPEVTSVLFTGGDPMIMGDSVLRRYIEPLLAVETLESIRIGTKALGYWPQRFTTDPDADDTLRLFEEVVASGKNLAFMAHFSHPNEMAPALVQDAVRRIRDTGAVIRTQAPLIRTINDDSATWASMWRSHVRYGMVPYYMFVERDTGPQDYFAVPLAEAYEIFRVAFAGVSGLARTVRGPSMSATPGKVCIDGITEVAGEKVFVCHFIQARDPELVGKPFFARYDDKAAWLSDLQPALGATRFPHEQAPREDAALVGAARA, from the coding sequence GTGAGCTTGACGCACGACGCGGCACCGTCCCCGTCCGCCGGACGTCGGTTTCGTGCCTACACGACGAAGCACCTGGACGAGCTCACGGCGCGCGCCGGGCTGGGTGAGGCCGACCGCCTCGCGGTCCGGGCCGTCGCCACGGTGCTGCCGTTCCGGGTCAACAGTTACGTCGTCGACGAGCTGATCGACTGGGACGCCGCGCCGGACGACCCCATCTACCGGCTGGTCTTCCCTCAGGCGGACATGCTGCCCGAGACCGACGTCGCGCGCATGGCCGACCTGATCCGCCGGGACGCCTCGCGCCAGGAGGTCAATACGGCTGCCAACGAGATCCGCGGCCGGCTCAACCCGCACCCGGCGGGGCAGATGGAGCTCAACGTCCCCACCACCGGCGACAAGGACCCGCTGGAGGGGATGCAGCACAAGTACCAGGAGACCGTGCTGTTCTTCCCCAAACAGGGGCAGACCTGCCACGCCTACTGCACCTACTGCTTCCGCTGGGCGCAGTTCGTGGGCGAACCCGACCTGAAGTTCGCCTCCGGCGAGATCGACCACCTGGTCGAATATCTGCACAACCACCCCGAGGTCACCAGCGTCCTGTTCACCGGCGGCGATCCGATGATCATGGGCGACTCGGTGCTGCGCCGCTACATCGAGCCGCTGCTGGCCGTGGAGACCCTGGAGTCCATCCGCATCGGCACCAAGGCGCTGGGCTACTGGCCGCAGCGCTTCACCACCGACCCCGACGCCGACGACACGCTGCGCCTGTTCGAGGAGGTCGTCGCTTCGGGCAAGAACCTCGCGTTCATGGCGCACTTCTCCCACCCCAACGAAATGGCGCCCGCTCTCGTCCAGGACGCGGTGCGGCGCATCCGCGACACCGGGGCCGTCATCCGCACCCAGGCGCCGCTGATCCGCACGATCAACGACGACTCGGCGACCTGGGCGAGCATGTGGCGCTCCCACGTCCGCTACGGCATGGTGCCCTACTACATGTTCGTCGAGCGCGACACGGGACCTCAGGACTACTTCGCCGTCCCGCTGGCCGAGGCCTACGAGATCTTCCGCGTCGCCTTCGCCGGCGTCTCCGGCCTGGCCCGCACCGTGCGCGGGCCCTCCATGTCGGCCACGCCCGGCAAGGTGTGCATCGACGGGATCACCGAGGTCGCCGGCGAAAAGGTCTTCGTGTGCCACTTCATCCAGGCACGCGACCCCGAACTGGTGGGCAAGCCCTTCTTCGCCCGCTATGACGACAAGGCCGCGTGGCTGTCCGATCTGCAGCCCGCTCTCGGGGCGACACGCTTCCCCCATGAGCAGGCCCCGCGCGAGGACGCCGCCCTCGTCGGCGCCGCCCGCGCCTGA
- a CDS encoding cellulose binding domain-containing protein: protein MSSDRGDAEPAITRTVRRRKERRKRRLLAGGAAASALACGAALIMGMTLSGGDTEVDVDDPPAPARSTGASPTPDPVGDGEQHSSAEAAAPAATPETPAQAPQDDGGGDGGGEGDDSGSGGSGGGGSGGGENGAGASGGSGGSGTGSAGGSEPEEDGAGCQAGYSVVDEWPGGFQAEVSVSADAAISGWTVTVEFPDGQEIDESWNAEVSGGSGSYTATGVGRDSSLDDGESAGFGIIGTHGGDNGTPAVSCSAS from the coding sequence ATGAGCAGCGACCGTGGAGACGCCGAACCCGCCATCACGCGCACCGTTCGGCGCAGGAAGGAGCGCCGAAAGCGCCGCCTGCTGGCCGGCGGCGCCGCGGCCTCGGCCCTCGCCTGCGGCGCCGCGCTCATCATGGGCATGACGCTGAGCGGCGGCGACACCGAGGTGGACGTCGACGACCCGCCCGCACCCGCGCGCTCCACCGGCGCGAGCCCCACCCCGGACCCCGTCGGCGACGGTGAGCAGCACTCCTCCGCCGAGGCGGCGGCTCCCGCCGCCACCCCCGAAACCCCTGCGCAAGCACCGCAGGACGACGGCGGCGGCGACGGCGGCGGCGAGGGCGACGACTCCGGATCGGGCGGCTCCGGCGGTGGCGGCTCCGGGGGCGGGGAGAACGGCGCGGGTGCATCCGGCGGATCCGGCGGATCCGGCACCGGGTCCGCCGGCGGCTCCGAACCGGAGGAGGACGGCGCGGGCTGCCAAGCCGGATACTCCGTCGTCGACGAGTGGCCCGGCGGCTTCCAGGCCGAGGTCTCGGTGAGCGCCGACGCGGCCATCAGCGGCTGGACGGTGACCGTCGAGTTCCCCGACGGCCAGGAGATCGACGAGTCGTGGAACGCCGAGGTCTCCGGCGGATCAGGCTCCTACACCGCGACCGGCGTCGGCCGCGACAGCTCGCTGGACGACGGCGAAAGCGCCGGATTCGGCATCATCGGCACACACGGCGGCGACAACGGCACGCCCGCGGTGAGCTGCTCCGCGAGCTGA
- a CDS encoding YceI family protein — translation MNPLPPEGYDFGPAPGHWHLDPIHSCLIFVARYLHFGRVQGTFSDAKGAVMVAEDPMSSKVDVSIRAASVNTGVQARDDHLRSPDFLDVETHPEIRFASTRIEERSRQKRTFFLHGDLTIHGTTQPITLECQWAGEAPDYADPDTTYGHFFAGNTQVRLSDFGMGDGGPLPWGGRLVGDTIDIVLELRVQDTDPIHFLRQIGHVA, via the coding sequence ATGAACCCACTCCCGCCTGAGGGCTACGACTTCGGTCCCGCACCGGGCCATTGGCACCTGGATCCCATCCATTCCTGCCTCATCTTCGTCGCCCGGTACCTGCACTTCGGACGGGTACAGGGAACGTTCAGCGACGCCAAGGGCGCGGTCATGGTGGCCGAGGACCCCATGAGCTCCAAGGTCGACGTCAGCATCCGCGCCGCCTCGGTCAACACCGGCGTGCAGGCGCGCGACGACCACCTGCGCTCGCCGGACTTCCTCGACGTGGAGACCCACCCGGAGATCCGGTTCGCCAGCACCCGGATCGAGGAGCGCTCCCGGCAGAAGCGCACCTTCTTCCTGCACGGAGACCTCACGATCCACGGCACCACGCAGCCGATCACCCTGGAGTGCCAGTGGGCGGGGGAAGCCCCCGACTACGCCGACCCGGACACCACGTACGGCCACTTCTTCGCCGGCAACACCCAGGTCCGCCTGTCCGACTTCGGCATGGGCGACGGCGGGCCGCTGCCCTGGGGCGGCCGCCTGGTCGGCGATACCATCGACATCGTCCTGGAACTCCGCGTCCAGGACACCGACCCCATCCACTTCCTGCGCCAGATCGGCCACGTCGCCTGA